The genomic window CATATACCTGTACCTGATCTTATCAGGGTTAAAGTAATTTAATGCTGTAAATTCAATCGAAATTACGTTATGTCTATGGGTTAAAGATAAATTTTCCGAACTATTTAAGGTTTTATGCAAGATCACCTCTCCATCAATCTCCTCGTTAACCGCCACGCTTTTATCGGCAATCTGCAGCTCAGAAAGGGCAATTTCAGGTGTTGTATGATCAGTCCTGATATCATCTGGCTTAAATAGATTAAAACCATTTGCACCTCCGAATATCAGTTCGCCGTTTTTGGTAATATAACCGGAATTGATATTAAACTCCCTTCCCTGCAGGCCGTCCTGCTGATCGTAATTTCTGAAGGTGTAAGTAAGACCTTTATCCGTTTTTTTTACCTTGATAAATGTTAAGCCTTTTGTGGTGCTTAACCAAAGGTTGCGGTTTTTATCTTCAAGGATCTTTAAGGTATTGTTATCAGGAAGCCCATTATCAATTCTAAACACATCAAATTGGTTGTTTTTAGGGTTATAGCGGTTCAGTCCATCCCTAGTTGTTACCCAGATATACCCATAACTATCTTCCAGGATATCATAAACATTGCCATTGCTCAGTGAGTTTTTGAGGTGTGGGTCTGCATTAAAATGCTTGAATTTCCCTGTTTTCTTCTCCCAAAAATCCAGACCTGAAGAGGTGCCGATATAGGCATTGCCATATTTGTCTTTTAATAAAGTCGTAATAAAATTAGACCCTATAGTATTGGTTGATGAATAGGCCTTGTAATGCGAAAAGGTGCCTTTTGAACGGTCCAGTACGTCGATACCTGCACCCAAAGTGGCAATCCAGAGCTTTTGGTCATCCCCTTCAATAATATCCCATATCCGGTCATCGCCAAGGCTCCTGGCATTGTTTGGATCGTGGCGGTAATTTTTAAAATTCTGTCCGTCAAAACAGTCCAAACCGCCAAAATAAGTGCCGATCCACAGTTTTTTTTGATCATCGATAAATAAGCTTACTACAATATCGTTGCTGATACTATTGGTATTATCGGCCTGGTGACTATAGGTCTTATAACTTTGTGTTTTTCTGTTGTAATAAATCAGCCCTTGTCCATTGGTGCCAATCCATAGATTGGCCTGATCATCTTCTACAAAGCTGTTTACATCATCGTAAGGCAAGCTGCGGCTATCAGAGGCCAAATGCCTGAACAGTGGAAATTTGATGATGTTTTTATGGTAATAGCTAATTCCCTTTTTAAAAGTTCCAATCCAGATAATTCCTTCGTTATCCTTATAAAGGCTCACTATACTATTCTGGCTTAAACTTTTCGGATCGTCCTCCCTATTTTGCACATAGGTTACTTTAAGGGTTTGCTTATTTAAAATATTAATGCCGCCATGATCGGTACTGATCCAGATAGTACCACTTTCATCCTGGATTACGTCGGTTACCAAACGATTATTTAAACTACCTGTTTTTTGACTAAAATACTTTACAAGATGATGTTTTGGCTGGTAATAAGTTAGTCCTTCCCGGTCATCAAAACTCCAGATAAATATGTCACCGCTATTATCGATAAAAAAACGGAGCGGTTTAAAAGCAGCCTTTTCTTTAATCTTAAAATCATAACACCTCCATTTAATCATTAAGGTATTGATATCTAAAAGTTCGAAAGATTTATCGGTATGCAAAACGTAAATATTGCCTTTAGCATCACTTTGGATATGGGTAACAGGTGCTGATCCCAAAGCATTCGGAGCACGGTCTGAACATTTTAAATGGTGGGTTTTCTTTGTAATCACGCTGTAAACATAGATGCCTTCGGCTCCGGCATTGAACCAAAAGTTACCAATTTTATCTTTTTTAATACCTATTACTTTTGTAGTAGGTATACCCATGCTTTTAAAGTAAGGGGCAATATTCTGGCTAAATTCCTCCTTTTCCAAATCAAAAACATTTAGGCCTGCCCGGGTATCGATCAGGAGTTTCGCATCAGGCAGTTCGCTTATTGTATTGATGAAATCATCACTTAAGGATTTTAGATCCCTCGCATTATGCTTAAAAACCTTAAACTGGTAACCATCATATCGGTTTAATCCGGCCATGGTACCAAACCACATATAGCCCTGCTTATCTTTATAAATAGCGGTTACCTGATTACTGGAAAGTCCGTTTGATAGATCAAGCCTTGAAAACTGCAGTTGCGTTTGCTGCGCATATGCAAATCCACAAATAACCAATAAGATCAGGATGATTTTAACACGCATTTTAATCGCAAAAAAAATATTTGGTTAGGGTAAGGCATATGCAATGTAACAATAAAACTACAAAAACCAATAACAGGTTATTTTATAATTAACTCATAAAATATAACGAAATGTGCTTTATTAGTTTTGAAAGTGTTTTTATAGATTCCTATATGTATCTTAGATACAGGCGTAAACTAATATCCTCCTTACCCAAAATGAATAACCACAGTTTTCTAACAGACAAGCATAAAAGTATCTGGTTAGCGTATTTGTTTATGCTTATGTTGGGCACATTTATTTTTTCGTGCAAAAAGGAACGAACAGCAGATGTTAAAACCGACATTCAGGCTGAACTGTTGACCAGACTCAACCAGATAAGAAAAACAGGCTGTACCTGTGGAACAGATATTATGCCACCGGTACAAAAGGTGACCTGGAATACCGCACTGGAAAAAACCGCCACACTGCATGCTGAGGACATGTTGAGCCGAAACTACTTTAGCCATCTCACACCCGAAGGTGTTCCAGCAGTGCAAAGATCGCGGGTACAGGGATATACCGGAACAGCGGTTGGGGAAGTTATCGCTAAAAATTATAACAGTGCTGCCCTGGTTATGGAAGCATGGATTGCTAGCGAAAGCCATTGTAAGGCCATGATGGACTCGGCCTATAATGAAGTAGGTGCCGGCAAAGCTGGCACCTACTGGGTAATGGATTTAGGTAGAAAAAATTAATACGCCCGTTATAAATTGTTAATTAGTTAATTAAAGGATACGGTATAGTTATTTACATAGTGATTTCTTCCACCAGCGGTGCTGGTTACCTCAAAGCCGAATTGAACGCGGTCTATGGTTTCGTTCCCAATCCAGCCGAGGTCGTTTTTAAGATAGTTCATAATATCTTTGATATTAACATTGCCTGAGGTTGAGTTACTGGTACGCAGGAAAGAAAATACCTGTTTGCCACCCGAACCAACAGGGCCTTTGTATACATTCCAGGTATGTCCGCCAACAGTTTTGTTAGATACATCGATTTGAGCCACACCACCTGGATACGCACTGGCTATTGGCCCAACACTTCCTCTGTAGTTCATCCACAGCATAATTTCGTATTTGTCATTACTCGTCCAAACATCATAATCTGCGCCCCACGATCCGTCTGAAGGTACAGTAATATTATATTGAGAGGTAAGGCTATTCAAACTGCTCAGCAAGCGCTGCACCTTACGTTCGGAATTAGGGTAAGATTTTATACCTGATGTATTTGGATGGCTGGACCAAATGCCCCAATTGTTTCCATTATTGGCCCAGATACTCTGGTAACCAGGATTTGCACCCCATACATTATTAAAAACAGTATATGGAGAATAAGTTTTACTGGTATAATTGGATGAGCTATTATCCGAGGTCCAATCGGCTTTTACTTCTCCGGCTTTATCTGTTACAACTTGTTGCTCTTTTTTGCATGCTGTAAATAAGAGCATGGTTACTGCTGCGCATGTTAAAAATTTTCTCATAATTGGTTAGAATTTTGGCTAGTAATTTTTTCTATCCAAATGTAGTTGCAAAAAGTCTCTGGCGTAGGTATCTTTTGTTTACATCTAGGGGATAAATTGTTAAACCGACCCAGAAAAAAGTATGGATATGACCATATCTGGGCAGCAGACCTTCAAGACAACGTTTTAAAATACAACGAGATAAAATTATATTTTCGTTGACGGATAATTGGGATATGGGAGAATAAACTTTTGATTGGATTACAAAAGGTTTTATCAAATCGCAGCGAAAACAAGTTCATTTGTGTTTTGAGCTTAAATTACATATTACATGCCAAGCTTCAGAAAAAATTAATAAAGTAGAAAGTAACAAGAACAATATCTAACGACAAGAGCTATACTACATTTTATATTCGTTCATTCACCTTAAATGCATTTATTTGAGTGCTTATTTCATGCTGAAAAACCGCTATTTCAAGACGCAAAAAAAAGCCCTTAAATTTAATTAAGGGCTTAGTAATAATGGTGGAGAATATCGGATTCGAACCGATCACCTCTTCACTGCCAGCGAAGCGCTCTAGCCAAATGAGCTAATCCCCCCAATTTTAAATATTCAATAACCAAAAAATTAAATAATCATCGGTAACTGAACAAGCTTCCTGCTTGAGCAGCAAAAATAGCAAATACTTTCTCGAATGCAAATCATAATTCATTTTTTTAATTAATCTTTAGGTTTAAAAGCAAACATGGCCATTAAACAGATTACAGCGAAAACCGATTGCATAGGATAATTGATGAACAGAAAAAGTACAAATGTGGCAATAAGTAACAGCACAAAAAACATAAAGGCCTTAAAAGCAGTATCCATATAACACATGGCTATAATGGCCAAAAGATAAAAAGGAATAATAACGGCAGCTATAAACATCGCCGAAAATAAATTCCTAATATTAACCGAACATTAAATATCCTTTAGGTTTAATTCCTTAAAGTTTTGAATTAAATATATTCGTTAACCTCTTTTTTGTTTAATAATTCCTGATAGGCATCTACAAATTGCGCAACGTTATAACCATCCATCAAAGCATGGTTTACATGTATAGAAACCGACATTATTTTTCTTCCGTTTTCATCTCTAACCTTGCCAAAAGATATTTTAGGGCAGCTGTCCTGATAAGCATAATTGCGGGCGTGCGATAAGGAAGTGAAATTTAACCAGGGCAGTGCCGAATAGTGGATCACATTTTCACCTGATGAGGAAGGAATTAAACCCGTGCTGGCCTGCACCTTTTCGATCTCCTTATTGGCTGCTGTTCTAAAATCTTCAAAATCCCTGTAGAAATCCATGTAACCAAATCCAAATGTGCCATTTGGTCTATTGATGGTAGCTGCGGCATTTACACTATCGTATTTCCAGACTTCACCATCAATAATGCGGTAACTAAAAGGTTCTACCTGATTTGCAGCAAGCAGCGATTTGTGCAGATAAAGCAGGAAAAAAGAAACCTTATGTTCTTTTGCTTCTTCGTAGGTAGCAGTACAGTCTACCTCTACGGTTACACCAAAGAAAGGTTCATCAAAGGCGCTAAAAAATTTAAAATGATCTTTTCTGATCCAGGTGTTTATATTTATTTTTTCTTTCATTCAATTAATTTTGGTAAAACATCAGATAGACTTTCCATCTGATAAAAATTTGCATGTTCAATGGTGTGGTCGATATGCTCGTGCATCCATGTGGTATGGAAGGGGATGTGAACAGCATGTCCGCCAATATTCAGTACGGGTAAAACATCCGATTTTAAGGAGTTGCCCAGCATTAAAAACTCCTCAGGTTTACAATCCAGGTGTTTGATCAGTTTTTGATAATCTTTTTCCTGTTTATCGCTCATAATTTCAATATGGTGAAAATAGTGATCAAGTCCTGATTTGGTGAGCTTGCGCTGTTGATCGAGCAGGTCGCCTTTCGTGGCAACCACTAATCTGTATTTCCCGTGCAGGGCTTTAAGTACTTCTTCTACCCCATCAAGCAGTTCGACTGGTTTATTGAGCATTTCCTGTCCAAGTGTTATCGCTTTACTAATCACAACGGGGTCTATTTTACCTTCAGTTATCCTTAAAACTGTTTCGATCATACTCAAAACAAAACCTTTAATCCCGTAGCCATAAAGTGGCAAATTGGCAATCTCAGTCTTGTAAAGTTCTGCCAGAATACTGTGATGAGGCATAAAATCTTCTAAAAGACCTGCAAACTGTTCTTCAGTTTCGCGGAAATAAGGTTCATTTACCCAAAGGGTATCATCAGCATCAAAAGCAATTACAGTAATTTGATTTCTCATAGATATGCTTACTTTAGTGCCACAAAAGTAAAGCAACAACTCCCTTTAAAAAAGGACATTTGTCTCGACTAAATAAATATGCTACGTACCAACCTTACTTTCTTATCTTTTATTGAACGTTTTTGCGTCGAAAATGAAGGAGAAGCCATTACACTTAAAAATTTTAAAGCGGGTTATAGATTTATTGAACAAGGAGAAAAAATCAGCAGTATCTACATCATCAAGGATGGAATTAGCAAGTGTTTTATTTCTGAAGAAAACGGTAAAGATTTTATTATCGAATTTTTAGGTAAGGGCGAAGTAGTTGGCGAATTAGAAGCTTTAAAAAAGATTGATTGTTTGTGCAACGTAGCGGCAATAAGTGATGTTACCGCCTATGTTATCCCTGACCATCTATTCCTTTCCCTAATTAATAAAAGTAGCGAATTTACTACAATCTTACTCCAGGAACTGTCTACCAGAATTATACAAACCAGTACACGGGCATCCTTTCAACAGCTATACACCTTAGAATATGCACTTTTAAAATTACTCAAACTACAGGCCGATGAGCATATCTCCATCTCAAAAGAAGACATGGCTGCCTACCTGGGTATCTCGGTAAGAAGTTTTAACAGAAGCTTAAAGCAGGTGATAGATAAAGGTGGTTTTGATACGCCCGAATTTAAAAACATCCTAGAGCTAACCAACATGAAAAAGCTCTTGGAAAGGTTAAATTAATTAACGTATTTGCGGTATAATTATTGCTCAAGGCCATTAAAAAAAATGGATCACTCTACAATATAATGATATCCTTAACTATCATTTAATAAAGCCTATGGCAATTTGCCCATTTTTGCAACCTTAATTGGTGCAATTATTACCGAGCTAACCAATGGTGTTTGTCATTTCACCCAGGAAAACGTGTGGTATGATGCTAAAAATGTATTAAGAGAATCGTTGGTTAACTTATACACGCTTGAAGAACTGCCTAACCACATTAACAAGATGCGGTAGCTGTTGCCAGTTAAAGATCATTTTTAAAGCCAATATTAATCCGCGTTAAACAATAACGGTGATTGATATTGGCTTTCATTTTTCTTCAGATAAATTTAATCGAGACTCTAAAAAATCAGATTAAATGGGATATATTCGAACAGATTTACTGCTCGATAAATGAATACATTTGAAGAAACCGGTGGTGTTAGAATAGGCGGCTTTAAGGCAACCTGGCCTTTTGCTACTTTAAAAGTAAGCGAATTTAAACTCGAACTTAACGCATCCATCAGGGGTAATTTTGTTTTTAAACGCTCAGATATTATCGCCATTACTCCCCACACTTCTTTATTAGGTAGTTCAATCAGGATTACCCACCGTGTTGAAAAATATAATAAAGATATCTTCTTTACCTTTCTGGGAAATGCAGAGGAGCGGATGACAGAGATTATACAAACCGGTTTTCTTAATGATACCGAACCTACCCCAAATTACATTGACCAGGAGATCAGCAAGCTTCAGGCTCAAACTGGTTTCCCGATTAAAATTCCAGTTGCCATAGGTATAGTGGTGATCTGGAACTTACTTTTCCTATCGGATTTTTTCAACATATTTAACACCAGAAAAGAGACAGAATTATTTGGTATTGGTGTTGGCTTAGCGATTGCTTTCGTATTTTTAATCTGCATATCATTGCTCACTTCAGACGTAGCTAGACAACTGATGTTAAAGAATGGTGCTAATACAGCTGGCCTTAAACCTTTTTTATTTTTCACAGCCTTTATTACATTTATGCTATTTATTGCTGGTTTCCTTCCACAATACCTCTCAAACCATTAAACATTTAACATAAAAAGTTGTTAGTTAAGCTAACGAAAGGGAAGATGAAGAACTTGTCAAAATGAGAGAATCTTTTTTTAGTTTTACAGCACAATAAATGCTCAATTTACCAATATAACATATATCCCCAAATTCTATTTAAAGCAAAAGCATGAATGTAGAAGAAGTTTTTAAGAACAACGAG from Flavobacterium sp. W4I14 includes these protein-coding regions:
- a CDS encoding signal transduction histidine kinase/ligand-binding sensor domain-containing protein/DNA-binding response OmpR family regulator (product_source=COG0642/COG3292/COG0745; cath_funfam=1.10.10.60,1.10.287.130,3.30.565.10,3.40.50.2300; cleavage_site_network=SignalP-noTM; cog=COG0642,COG0745,COG3292; pfam=PF00072,PF00512,PF02518,PF07494,PF07495,PF12833; smart=SM00060,SM00342,SM00387,SM00388,SM00448; superfamily=46689,52172,55874,63829), with the protein product MRVKIILILLVICGFAYAQQTQLQFSRLDLSNGLSSNQVTAIYKDKQGYMWFGTMAGLNRYDGYQFKVFKHNARDLKSLSDDFINTISELPDAKLLIDTRAGLNVFDLEKEEFSQNIAPYFKSMGIPTTKVIGIKKDKIGNFWFNAGAEGIYVYSVITKKTHHLKCSDRAPNALGSAPVTHIQSDAKGNIYVLHTDKSFELLDINTLMIKWRCYDFKIKEKAAFKPLRFFIDNSGDIFIWSFDDREGLTYYQPKHHLVKYFSQKTGSLNNRLVTDVIQDESGTIWISTDHGGINILNKQTLKVTYVQNREDDPKSLSQNSIVSLYKDNEGIIWIGTFKKGISYYHKNIIKFPLFRHLASDSRSLPYDDVNSFVEDDQANLWIGTNGQGLIYYNRKTQSYKTYSHQADNTNSISNDIVVSLFIDDQKKLWIGTYFGGLDCFDGQNFKNYRHDPNNARSLGDDRIWDIIEGDDQKLWIATLGAGIDVLDRSKGTFSHYKAYSSTNTIGSNFITTLLKDKYGNAYIGTSSGLDFWEKKTGKFKHFNADPHLKNSLSNGNVYDILEDSYGYIWVTTRDGLNRYNPKNNQFDVFRIDNGLPDNNTLKILEDKNRNLWLSTTKGLTFIKVKKTDKGLTYTFRNYDQQDGLQGREFNINSGYITKNGELIFGGANGFNLFKPDDIRTDHTTPEIALSELQIADKSVAVNEEIDGEVILHKTLNSSENLSLTHRHNVISIEFTALNYFNPDKIRYRYMLEGFDKTWQEPTGNLRRATYTNLDQGSYVFRVSSTNSAGDWVSNEKRISIKILPPFWKTPLAYLLYLALAGGILFLIRHRGIQKLKREFALEQERHEAKRMHDLGLMKIKFFTNVSHEFRTPLSLIITPMEKLIRQTADEGKKQQMQMIHRNGRRLLNMVNQLLDFRRMEVQQLKLDCKLGDVVDFIKDLTYSFTDIAEKKNIKFYFESELISLITAFDHDKIERILFNLLSNAFKFTSESGSVSVLLSSTLNNFNQTCLLISISDDGIGIEEDKLNRIFDRFFQSDIPGSLVNQGSGIGLAITKEFVRLHCGEIWAESKVGAGSTFTVKIPFDEADVTIVENSKLSFTAKLSTRVATEESNDEAVSGFDKKPVLLLVEDNDDFRFYLKDNLNEFYQIYEAVNGKEGWQKVLSAHPDLVVSDISMPGMNGIDLCKKIKGDVRTADTPVILLTALTGEEVQLSGLQTGANDYVMKPFNFEILLFKIKNQLKQLASSKIKYKKQVDISPKADEIESVDEKFMRQLSVLIETNVSNADYSVDQLSQDMNMSRVSLYKKVLLLTGKSPVEYIRFYRLRKAIQLLEKSQLTVSEIAYEVGFNNPKYFTKYFKQEFNMLPSVYIAKKLSKK
- a CDS encoding uncharacterized protein YkwD (product_source=COG2340; cog=COG2340; pfam=PF00188; superfamily=55797; transmembrane_helix_parts=Outside_1_42,TMhelix_43_60,Inside_61_201); this encodes MCFISFESVFIDSYMYLRYRRKLISSLPKMNNHSFLTDKHKSIWLAYLFMLMLGTFIFSCKKERTADVKTDIQAELLTRLNQIRKTGCTCGTDIMPPVQKVTWNTALEKTATLHAEDMLSRNYFSHLTPEGVPAVQRSRVQGYTGTAVGEVIAKNYNSAALVMEAWIASESHCKAMMDSAYNEVGAGKAGTYWVMDLGRKN
- a CDS encoding hypothetical protein (product_source=Hypo-rule applied; cath_funfam=2.60.120.180; pfam=PF01670; superfamily=49899), with product MRKFLTCAAVTMLLFTACKKEQQVVTDKAGEVKADWTSDNSSSNYTSKTYSPYTVFNNVWGANPGYQSIWANNGNNWGIWSSHPNTSGIKSYPNSERKVQRLLSSLNSLTSQYNITVPSDGSWGADYDVWTSNDKYEIMLWMNYRGSVGPIASAYPGGVAQIDVSNKTVGGHTWNVYKGPVGSGGKQVFSFLRTSNSTSGNVNIKDIMNYLKNDLGWIGNETIDRVQFGFEVTSTAGGRNHYVNNYTVSFN
- a CDS encoding membrane protein implicated in regulation of membrane protease activity (product_source=COG1585; cog=COG1585; superfamily=90123; transmembrane_helix_parts=Inside_1_1,TMhelix_2_24,Outside_25_27,TMhelix_28_47,Inside_48_68), translating into MFIAAVIIPFYLLAIIAMCYMDTAFKAFMFFVLLLIATFVLFLFINYPMQSVFAVICLMAMFAFKPKD
- a CDS encoding chloramphenicol O-acetyltransferase type A (product_source=KO:K19271; cath_funfam=3.30.559.10; cog=COG4845; ko=KO:K19271; pfam=PF00302; smart=SM01059; superfamily=52777); the encoded protein is MKEKININTWIRKDHFKFFSAFDEPFFGVTVEVDCTATYEEAKEHKVSFFLLYLHKSLLAANQVEPFSYRIIDGEVWKYDSVNAAATINRPNGTFGFGYMDFYRDFEDFRTAANKEIEKVQASTGLIPSSSGENVIHYSALPWLNFTSLSHARNYAYQDSCPKISFGKVRDENGRKIMSVSIHVNHALMDGYNVAQFVDAYQELLNKKEVNEYI
- a CDS encoding putative hydrolase of the HAD superfamily (product_source=KO:K07025; cath_funfam=3.40.50.1000; cog=COG1011; ko=KO:K07025; pfam=PF13419; superfamily=56784), giving the protein MLYFCGTKVSISMRNQITVIAFDADDTLWVNEPYFRETEEQFAGLLEDFMPHHSILAELYKTEIANLPLYGYGIKGFVLSMIETVLRITEGKIDPVVISKAITLGQEMLNKPVELLDGVEEVLKALHGKYRLVVATKGDLLDQQRKLTKSGLDHYFHHIEIMSDKQEKDYQKLIKHLDCKPEEFLMLGNSLKSDVLPVLNIGGHAVHIPFHTTWMHEHIDHTIEHANFYQMESLSDVLPKLIE
- a CDS encoding CRP-like cAMP-binding protein (product_source=COG0664; cath_funfam=1.10.10.10,2.60.120.10; cog=COG0664; ko=KO:K21562; pfam=PF00027; smart=SM00100; superfamily=46785,51206), giving the protein MLRTNLTFLSFIERFCVENEGEAITLKNFKAGYRFIEQGEKISSIYIIKDGISKCFISEENGKDFIIEFLGKGEVVGELEALKKIDCLCNVAAISDVTAYVIPDHLFLSLINKSSEFTTILLQELSTRIIQTSTRASFQQLYTLEYALLKLLKLQADEHISISKEDMAAYLGISVRSFNRSLKQVIDKGGFDTPEFKNILELTNMKKLLERLN
- a CDS encoding hypothetical protein (product_source=Hypo-rule applied), which translates into the protein MPIFATLIGAIITELTNGVCHFTQENVWYDAKNVLRESLVNLYTLEELPNHINKMR
- a CDS encoding hypothetical protein (product_source=Hypo-rule applied; superfamily=161041; transmembrane_helix_parts=Outside_1_122,TMhelix_123_145,Inside_146_151,TMhelix_152_174,Outside_175_193,TMhelix_194_216,Inside_217_219); the protein is MNTFEETGGVRIGGFKATWPFATLKVSEFKLELNASIRGNFVFKRSDIIAITPHTSLLGSSIRITHRVEKYNKDIFFTFLGNAEERMTEIIQTGFLNDTEPTPNYIDQEISKLQAQTGFPIKIPVAIGIVVIWNLLFLSDFFNIFNTRKETELFGIGVGLAIAFVFLICISLLTSDVARQLMLKNGANTAGLKPFLFFTAFITFMLFIAGFLPQYLSNH